The genomic window AGATATACCGGTTGTACGCCGCCCCTTCTGACCGGTTGAAGGAAACGTTTCATATTTTTCGTAAAAAATATCACCATGATTTCTATGCGTTGAAAAATATCAGTTTTGATGTGGAAAAGGGCAGAACCGTCGGCATCATCGGACAGAACGGGGCCGGAAAATCCACGTTGCTTAAAATTCTGACCGGTGTGCTGACCCCTTCTTCAGGCCACTATGCCGTCAACGGCAAAATTTCGTCACTCCTGGAACTGGGGGCAGGCTTCAATCCGGACCTGACAGGGATTGAGAACGTGTATTTCAACGGGATGGTTTTCGGGTTCTCAAAACAGGAAATCGATGACAAGCTCCATGATATTCTTGGGTTTGCAGATATTGGAGAATTTATTCATCAAAAGGTCAGAACTTACTCGAGCGGGATGTTTGTCCGGCTGGCCTTTGCAGTGGCCGTTCAGGTGGATCCGGATATTCTGATTGTGGATGAGGCGTTGAGTGTGGGAGATATGCGGTTCCAGCAGAAGTGCTTCCGTCGTATGAAAGCCTTTAAGGAGAGCGGCAAGACAGTGATTTTTGTCACCCATGACCAAGGCACGGTGACCAATTTCTGCGATTACGTTTACTGGCTCAAGGACGGAGCGGTCCATGCCCACGGCACCCCGGCGGATGTGGTGAAAAAATACATCTCCTACATGGCCTACGGCATGGACACCCGGGAGGCCGAAGAAGACCGGGATACGACCGGATCCGACCAGAGCGGCCGAAGGGAAGCACAAGACGTCATTGCCTTTGACACAGGGGACCAGGCGTTCAATACCCTGCCCTGGGAGGATATCTCCGCGTGTTCCTCATTTGGGGAGGGCGGGGCCCGCATAACGGCTGCCGCCTTTGTCCATGACCGCAGCCTCGATCGGGTGGATCGGCTTGAAGGGGGGGAGCCGGTGAGCTTCTGCATGAAGCTGACCGTTGATCAACCCATGGAAAATTTAGGCATCGGCATCAATGTCAACGACCATCTGGGTAACACCATTTTTGCAGTCCCCTCCTATGTTTACGACGTTAGCTTTCCCGCCCTTGACCCGGGAACCGGACTGAACTGCCGGATACACTTTGATTTTCCCCGCATCAAGAACGGTCGGTACAGTCTGTCTGCAGCCGTGGCCGAGGGTAACCAAATCAACCATATACAGCACCACTGGGTC from Desulfotignum phosphitoxidans DSM 13687 includes these protein-coding regions:
- a CDS encoding ABC transporter ATP-binding protein; its protein translation is MSDIAIRIENISKIYRLYAAPSDRLKETFHIFRKKYHHDFYALKNISFDVEKGRTVGIIGQNGAGKSTLLKILTGVLTPSSGHYAVNGKISSLLELGAGFNPDLTGIENVYFNGMVFGFSKQEIDDKLHDILGFADIGEFIHQKVRTYSSGMFVRLAFAVAVQVDPDILIVDEALSVGDMRFQQKCFRRMKAFKESGKTVIFVTHDQGTVTNFCDYVYWLKDGAVHAHGTPADVVKKYISYMAYGMDTREAEEDRDTTGSDQSGRREAQDVIAFDTGDQAFNTLPWEDISACSSFGEGGARITAAAFVHDRSLDRVDRLEGGEPVSFCMKLTVDQPMENLGIGINVNDHLGNTIFAVPSYVYDVSFPALDPGTGLNCRIHFDFPRIKNGRYSLSAAVAEGNQINHIQHHWVHDICFVEVASTDLKCTLGTVVVPDSRFEISLDAKG